A region from the Drosophila bipectinata strain 14024-0381.07 chromosome 3R, DbipHiC1v2, whole genome shotgun sequence genome encodes:
- the l(3)neo38 gene encoding uncharacterized protein l(3)neo38: MMNFSAFGGPFSGIHQFAAKFDAQTPGPFGTPPGSAASAANAAAAAAAAGTDNHVQRYQTNGNHFNQNVPNVSAANNMQYGQNISIPYSSQPQGDLNFLNAADHKGKIHPKIERDREEVLNQQLLQNVNQSWQTLANTANTVDYSSHLLSATLPISIQHFLKYSETIKKESTSDVLKNGTNLASLALGGVALTPSNNGANGGHHNGLVGMDHGGHMTNMTDANGAALTNGATNGVNGNANGAVTNGGAGAVSSTASVGTTNASGGTGTATGKKTKKKKPPKEKKPRPKPGEIRETKALDGSTLYCCPECQMAYPDRSLIEQHVISHAVERRFVCDICNAALKRKDHLTRHKLSHIPDRPHVCNICMKSFKRKEQLTLHIVIHSGEKKHVCIECGKGFYRKDHLRKHTRSHIARRVKSEVSAQNVNGSGGGGGGGGGGAGANNSAQSNTLHGS; this comes from the exons ATGATGAACTTCTCCGCGTTCGGCGGCCCCTTCTCCGGCATCCATCAGTTTGCCGCTAAATTCGATGCCCAGACGCCCGGCCCCTTCGGCACGCCCCCCGGCTCGGCCGCCTCCGCGGCGAATGCAGCAGCCGCAGCGGCAGCGGCCGGCACCGATAACCATGTGCAGCGCTATCAGACCAACGGCAATCACTTTAATCAGAATGTGCCCAACG TTTCGGCTGCCAACAACATGCAATATGGCCAGAATATATCCATACCGTACTCCTCGCAGCCCCAGGGCGATCTGAACTTTCTGAATGCAGCCGATCATAAGGGTAAAATCCATCCAAAAATCGAACGTGACCGGGAAGAAG TCCTCAACCAGCAGCTCCTGCAGAATGTCAACCAATCCTGGCAGACGCTGGCCAACACAGCCAACACGGTGGACTACTCGTCGCACCTGCTCTCCGCCACACTGCCCATCTCCATACAGCACTTCCTCAAGTACTCCGAGACCATCAAGAAGGAGTCCACCAGCGATGTCCTGAAGAATGGCACCAACTTGGCCAGCCTGGCGCTGGGGGGCGTGGCCCTGACGCCCAGCAATAACGGGGCCAATGGCGGCCACCACAACGGATTGGTGGGCATGGACCATGGCGGCCATATGACCAATATGACGGACGCCAACGGAGCGGCGCTCACGAACGGAGCCACCAACGGCGTCAATGGGAATGCCAATGGCGCGGTCACCAATGGTGGGGCCGGAGCTGTTTCCAGCACCGCATCCGTGGGCACGACGAACGCCAGCGGCGGTACGGGCACGGCCACCGGCAAGAAGACCAAAAAGAAGAAACCACCAAAGGAGAAGAAGCCGCGCCCCAAGCCGGGCGAGATCCGCGAGACCAAGGCGCTGGACGGCTCGACGCTCTACTGCTGCCCGGAGTGCCAGATGGCCTATCCGGACCGCAGCCTCATCGAGCAGCATGTCATCTCGCATGCCGTGGAGCGGCGGTTCGTCTGCGATATTTGCAATGCGGCGTTGAAGCGCAAGGATCACCTGACCAGGCACAAGCTCTCCCACATACCGGACAGGCCGCATGTGTGCAAT atctGCATGAAATCGTTCAAACGCAAAGAGCAGCTAACTCTGCACATTGTCATCCATTCCGGCGAGAAAAAGCATGTTTGCATTGAATGTGGAAAAG GTTTCTATCGCAAGGATCACTTGCGCAAACACACGCGCTCCCACATCGCCCGGCGTGTCAAGTCGGAGGTTTCGGCGCAAAACGTCAACGGATCCGGTGGTGGAggtggcggcggtggaggTGGTGCCGGTGCCAACAACAGTGCACAGAGCAATACGCTGCACGGTTCCTGA